CCATCTTGGCGGACCACGCCGTGCTGGGGCCGGCGGTGTGGGAGCGGTTCACACGCGGCGCGGAGCAGCAGGCGTGGTACTACGGCGAGGTGGCTGCACGGGTCGTGCGCGGGCTCGGCGGCCGGCCGCTCGCGCGCGAACTGGCCGGTGCGGCGGCCGAGCTGGCGTGCGTCGTCGCGGCGGATCGCTGAACGTCGCCGCGCGTTTCGTCTGGCCTCCGCGGGCCGCCCGCGGAGGCGGCGCGTGCGCGCGGCCCGCCGCACCGCCCGTGGCGCGCGGGTGCGGGACATTCGAGCTATGCTGTCGCCGGTGACACGCCGTTTCCGTTTCGCCCGGCGCCGAGCGTGGATGCTGGTCGCCGCCGCGGTCCTCGCCGCATGCGGGGGCACGATTCGACCACCGCGCGCGCGGCTCACGCCGAAGCAGATCATGATCCGCTCGCAGCCGAGCATCGTGCAGATTCGCGTGTTCGGGGTCGACGGGCCGGCGATCGGCACCGGCTTTGCCGTCGCGCCAGACGGCCGCATCGCGACGAACTTGCACGTCATCGACGGTGCCCTCGAGGCCGTGGTGCAGCTTCACGACGGCACGGAGTACCCGGTCGAGTTCGTCGTCGCGACGGACCCGGCGCACGACCTGGCGATCTTGCGGATTCCGAAGCGCGACGTGCCGGCCCTTCCGCTCGGAGACAGCGACGGCGTGTCGCCCGGCGATCCGGTGTTCGCCATTGGCAACCCGCTCGGCGCGGGCTGGACGATCAGCGACGGACTGATCAGCGCGATTCGGCCGGTGGCGGACGGGCTCACCATGCTTCAGATCTCCGCGCCGATTTCGCGCGGGTCGAGCGGCGGGCCGCTGCTCAACGTATATGGCGAGGTGGTCGGCGTCGCCACCATGGTGTCGTCCGAAGGGCAAAACCTCAACTTCGGGATGCCGATCAACTACCTCAAGCCGCTGCTGGCGCGCGACGACGGCGAGTCGTTCGAGACGTTCGCGGCGCGGTCGCGGGCGCGCGCCGAGGCGGGCCGGCGCGCGGCCCCGCGCATCGAGCGCCAGGTTCCGGACCACCCCCTGAGCGTACTCGACGGCTGCAGCGACGAAGACATCCGCCGGGTTGCGGCGGAGATCATCGCCGCCATCGAAAAGGGGGCGCCGATCTACAACGGCACCTGTTCGCAAATTCGCGACCCGGACGAGCGAGCGCGGGCGCGCGCCGACGGCCGCTGCGTGCCCGGCGACCACGAGGTGTGCTACCGGATCTACGAGGGCACGGCGCTGCGGCTGGACCATGACCTGCCGCAGGACTGCCGGGGCGTGAGGGCTGCGCTCGGCGACGGTCTGCTCCGCGCGCGGACGCTCGACAGCTATACCGAGAAGGCGTGGGCGATGCGGGATGCGTTCGACGGCTTGCTCGCGGTGATCGAGAAGAAACTGC
The Deltaproteobacteria bacterium genome window above contains:
- a CDS encoding serine protease; this encodes MLSPVTRRFRFARRRAWMLVAAAVLAACGGTIRPPRARLTPKQIMIRSQPSIVQIRVFGVDGPAIGTGFAVAPDGRIATNLHVIDGALEAVVQLHDGTEYPVEFVVATDPAHDLAILRIPKRDVPALPLGDSDGVSPGDPVFAIGNPLGAGWTISDGLISAIRPVADGLTMLQISAPISRGSSGGPLLNVYGEVVGVATMVSSEGQNLNFGMPINYLKPLLARDDGESFETFAARSRARAEAGRRAAPRIERQVPDHPLSVLDGCSDEDIRRVAAEIIAAIEKGAPIYNGTCSQIRDPDERARARADGRCVPGDHEVCYRIYEGTALRLDHDLPQDCRGVRAALGDGLLRARTLDSYTEKAWAMRDAFDGLLAVIEKKLRR